A portion of the Thalassotalea sp. LPB0316 genome contains these proteins:
- a CDS encoding ArsC family reductase, translated as MNTIYGISNCDTVKKALKFLDKHQINYSFHDFRKDGIDADLVNSFLAQVDWSELINKRSTTYRNLADDIKESLSAATIVELLIEQPTLIKRPVLVTQNEITIGFKEPTYKQVFAL; from the coding sequence ATGAACACAATTTACGGTATTTCCAACTGCGACACCGTTAAAAAAGCATTAAAATTTCTCGATAAACATCAAATTAATTATAGTTTTCACGACTTTCGCAAAGACGGAATCGATGCCGATCTCGTTAATAGCTTTCTGGCACAAGTTGATTGGTCTGAATTGATTAATAAACGCAGTACGACATACAGAAACTTAGCTGACGACATTAAAGAAAGTCTATCAGCGGCAACTATCGTTGAATTATTAATTGAGCAGCCAACGCTTATCAAACGCCCTGTGCTAGTAACGCAAAACGAGATCACTATTGGCTTTAAAGAGCCTACTTATAAGCAAGTGTTTGCCTTATGA
- the dapE gene encoding succinyl-diaminopimelate desuccinylase: MSHPTIVLAQALIARESVTPEDAGCQRLMQEHLTPCGFNHETMVFEDTTNFWSRRGNSAPVFCFAGHTDVVPAGDLSLWQTPPFEPVIKNGMLYGRGAADMKGSLAAMLIATERFVKDHPDHKGSIAYLITSDEEGPFINGTTRVIDTLEARNEKIDMCIVGEPSSSERLADIVKNGRRGSISAKLTIHGKQGHVAYPEHVINPIHHAMPVLAELSQIHWDKGNEYFPETSFQLTNIEGGTGALNVVPQTVTAWFNLRYSTQLTDQAIVERVEGLLAEHNISYDIEWTYNGKPFITEPGSLVNAVQQAISKITGREAQLSTSGGTSDGRFIAPTGAQVIELGPINKTIHQVNECVSCDDLITLTDIYYQSLVNALT, from the coding sequence ATGAGTCACCCAACGATAGTCCTTGCGCAAGCACTTATCGCCCGAGAATCTGTAACGCCTGAAGACGCTGGCTGCCAACGGCTGATGCAAGAGCATCTGACACCTTGCGGGTTTAACCATGAAACCATGGTGTTTGAAGATACCACCAATTTTTGGTCTCGACGTGGTAATAGCGCTCCCGTATTTTGTTTTGCCGGTCATACCGATGTCGTGCCGGCTGGTGATTTATCACTTTGGCAAACGCCACCTTTTGAACCAGTAATCAAAAACGGGATGTTATATGGCCGAGGTGCAGCTGACATGAAAGGCAGTTTAGCCGCCATGTTAATTGCTACCGAGCGCTTTGTTAAAGACCACCCTGATCACAAAGGCTCAATAGCCTATTTGATTACAAGTGACGAAGAAGGTCCGTTTATCAATGGCACAACCCGTGTTATCGATACGCTCGAAGCACGCAATGAAAAAATTGATATGTGTATCGTCGGTGAGCCATCGAGTAGCGAACGCTTAGCGGATATTGTCAAAAATGGTCGCCGCGGTTCAATCTCAGCTAAGCTCACCATTCACGGCAAACAAGGCCACGTTGCCTACCCTGAGCATGTCATCAACCCGATTCATCACGCCATGCCTGTACTCGCCGAATTGAGTCAGATTCATTGGGATAAAGGGAATGAATACTTTCCAGAAACGAGCTTTCAACTCACCAATATTGAAGGTGGTACGGGCGCATTGAATGTTGTTCCGCAAACGGTTACGGCTTGGTTTAATCTAAGGTATTCAACACAATTAACCGATCAAGCGATTGTTGAGCGCGTTGAAGGTCTTTTAGCAGAGCATAACATCAGCTACGATATTGAATGGACGTACAACGGTAAACCTTTTATTACCGAACCAGGAAGCTTAGTAAACGCAGTACAACAAGCAATTAGCAAGATCACAGGCCGTGAAGCTCAGCTTTCAACCTCGGGTGGTACTTCAGATGGTCGATTTATCGCGCCTACTGGCGCGCAAGTGATTGAGCTAGGCCCAATTAACAAGACTATTCATCAAGTGAATGAGTGTGTTAGTTGTGACGATCTGATTACGCTGACCGACATTTATTATCAAAGCTTAGTTAACGCCTTAACGTAA
- a CDS encoding M15 family metallopeptidase: MSNDIAPTAITGLSDQHICYVNDKFNQTAKSDAKFGIHHTVVEPLRKLVDAAKDAGFNLTIASGFRNFDRQLSIFNRKANGQLPVFDKNNQQLDISALSNHELLHAIMYFSALPGTSRHHWGTDFDFYDASLLPQGQSLALAPWEYQQGGYFYHLNQWLDKHALQYGFYRPYDKYRGGVAIEPWHFSYFPLAKQYQAHLSSQQLAEIYQHSEMLLKAEIVDNIEHLFQQYVTNVAKPPHV, encoded by the coding sequence ATGTCGAATGATATAGCACCAACAGCGATTACCGGACTTAGTGACCAGCACATTTGTTACGTCAACGATAAATTTAATCAGACGGCAAAGTCAGACGCGAAGTTTGGTATTCATCACACCGTTGTTGAACCACTGCGTAAATTAGTCGATGCGGCAAAAGATGCCGGATTTAATCTAACGATTGCCAGTGGCTTTCGCAACTTTGACCGACAGCTCTCTATTTTTAATCGCAAAGCAAATGGTCAACTTCCGGTATTTGATAAAAATAATCAACAGCTCGATATCAGTGCGCTAAGTAATCATGAATTGTTGCATGCAATTATGTATTTTTCGGCCTTACCCGGCACGAGCCGACATCATTGGGGAACCGATTTTGATTTCTACGATGCTAGTTTACTCCCTCAAGGGCAATCACTAGCGCTTGCACCATGGGAGTATCAACAAGGCGGTTACTTTTACCACCTTAACCAATGGCTTGACAAGCATGCGCTACAGTACGGGTTTTATCGGCCATACGATAAATATCGCGGTGGGGTCGCTATTGAGCCGTGGCATTTTTCCTATTTCCCGTTAGCTAAACAATATCAAGCACACCTATCAAGCCAACAACTCGCCGAGATTTATCAACATAGTGAGATGTTATTAAAGGCAGAAATAGTAGATAATATCGAACATCTATTCCAACAATACGTAACCAATGTAGCGAAGCCACCTCATGTCTGA
- the bamC gene encoding outer membrane protein assembly factor BamC, translating into MNRQLLYVSLLSAAIVACSSNDKRTADGGFEYMKVDEGKPLTMPEGLQTPKQETTYFITTDINTSGPVGKNMDIRAPSLVLPVATSTRLEPGSNDAVVWFDQEIDDVKLSDFVQQTIADMLIENNAQLTVVDAANHVYESSWINNESEEGGFFRSKIDSTSEKYRYSFDVKPHGRSLLLKVELVDYKANVLKGKLTPIDKHRAEVAMVNTVIGHVDYKYREIQREHRLMIANQKLLSTGFNDKQEPSFFVELQEDLLWQNLPLFFNDYGFTVNDLNETRRIYYVTFEKPEIGLWDTLWGSDTPIVEIENAKYQFRLYNTETPTKTALTIYNEAGEPVPMEVLEKIFPVVEPGLSFRNIF; encoded by the coding sequence ATGAATCGTCAATTGCTTTATGTATCGTTACTCAGTGCGGCTATTGTTGCCTGTTCAAGTAACGACAAAAGAACGGCTGATGGTGGCTTTGAGTATATGAAAGTCGATGAAGGTAAGCCTTTAACCATGCCGGAAGGATTACAAACACCGAAGCAAGAAACAACGTATTTTATTACCACAGACATTAATACAAGTGGTCCTGTTGGTAAAAATATGGATATCAGAGCACCTTCTTTGGTGTTACCTGTCGCTACATCGACACGGTTAGAGCCAGGCTCGAATGATGCTGTTGTTTGGTTTGACCAAGAAATTGATGATGTCAAACTGAGTGACTTTGTCCAACAAACGATTGCCGATATGTTAATTGAGAACAATGCTCAGTTAACGGTTGTTGATGCGGCCAATCACGTCTATGAATCATCGTGGATCAACAATGAATCAGAAGAGGGTGGTTTCTTTAGATCTAAGATTGACTCAACGTCAGAAAAATACCGCTATAGCTTTGATGTAAAACCACATGGTCGAAGCTTGTTATTGAAAGTCGAGTTGGTGGATTACAAAGCCAATGTTTTGAAAGGTAAATTAACGCCAATTGATAAGCACCGTGCAGAAGTTGCAATGGTTAATACGGTTATTGGTCATGTTGATTATAAATACCGTGAAATACAGCGCGAACATCGCTTGATGATCGCTAATCAAAAACTATTATCGACTGGATTTAACGATAAACAAGAGCCGAGCTTCTTTGTTGAACTTCAAGAAGATTTATTGTGGCAAAATTTACCGCTGTTCTTCAATGACTATGGCTTTACCGTAAATGACTTAAACGAAACGCGCCGTATTTATTACGTAACCTTTGAAAAGCCTGAAATTGGCTTGTGGGATACTTTATGGGGCAGTGATACACCAATTGTTGAAATAGAAAATGCCAAATATCAGTTTAGGTTGTACAACACCGAGACACCGACAAAAACGGCATTAACCATATACAATGAAGCAGGTGAGCCTGTGCCGATGGAAGTACTTGAGAAAATCTTCCCAGTTGTTGAGCCAGGGCTGTCATTTAGAAATATTTTCTAA
- a CDS encoding glycine cleavage system protein R yields the protein MSQYLVLTAMGPDRTGIVSELIKLASECGCNILDSKMAIFGEEFAFIMMLKGDNASINQLEVKLPARAMELELLTMMKRTSGYKPLDHSQQYQAQYSGIDQPGVLKAVTAFFAHRNIDLSSLRSEINPETDIMSATLMFTMNGDSCINALENEFLQLCEQFNVQGCIKKTNY from the coding sequence ATGTCTCAGTATTTAGTATTAACGGCAATGGGCCCTGACCGCACAGGTATTGTAAGTGAACTAATCAAGCTTGCTAGTGAATGTGGTTGTAACATACTCGACAGCAAAATGGCGATTTTCGGTGAAGAATTTGCCTTTATCATGATGCTCAAAGGAGACAATGCAAGCATCAACCAGCTAGAAGTCAAGTTGCCAGCAAGGGCAATGGAACTTGAACTATTAACCATGATGAAACGTACTTCAGGTTATAAGCCACTTGATCACTCCCAACAGTATCAAGCGCAATATTCAGGCATTGACCAACCAGGGGTATTAAAGGCGGTTACCGCATTTTTTGCTCACCGCAATATCGATTTATCGTCATTGCGCTCTGAGATCAACCCAGAAACGGATATCATGAGTGCCACGCTTATGTTTACGATGAACGGTGATTCGTGTATCAATGCACTAGAAAATGAATTTCTTCAACTTTGCGAACAATTTAACGTTCAAGGTTGTATTAAAAAAACTAACTATTAA
- the bcp gene encoding thioredoxin-dependent thiol peroxidase, which translates to MNTLTVGDKAPLFSLLDENENTVNLNDFIGKKRVLVYFYPKAMTPGCTTQAQNLRDAKTALDDHNTVVFGISPDEPKRLAKFCQRDELNFTLLSDVDHKVADEFGVWGLKKFMGREYDGIHRISFLIGLDGNIEHVFNKFKTKDHHQVVLDVLAQLG; encoded by the coding sequence ATGAATACCTTAACTGTAGGTGATAAAGCACCACTTTTTTCATTACTCGACGAAAACGAAAACACAGTAAACTTAAATGATTTCATTGGTAAAAAACGCGTATTAGTGTACTTCTACCCAAAAGCCATGACACCCGGCTGTACTACACAAGCACAAAATCTACGCGATGCCAAAACCGCACTTGACGATCACAACACTGTGGTCTTTGGTATTAGCCCTGATGAGCCGAAGCGTTTAGCTAAATTTTGTCAACGCGATGAATTAAACTTTACGTTATTGTCGGATGTCGATCACAAAGTGGCAGACGAGTTTGGCGTATGGGGATTAAAGAAGTTCATGGGTAGAGAATATGATGGTATTCACCGCATCAGCTTTTTAATTGGCTTAGATGGCAACATTGAACACGTATTTAACAAGTTCAAAACTAAGGACCATCATCAAGTGGTATTAGACGTTTTAGCCCAATTAGGCTAA
- a CDS encoding AI-2E family transporter, which produces MVRMLTDWYKQKFSDPNAVALIVILLALFVLFYFFNNILMPVFVALAIAFLLDKPVNRLSRLGLGRSISTTVIVTLFVGISMLAILGLMPIVWQQGANLINEAPAMISSAQQYLFTLPERYPELISVEQLQTLISLTKQKVLQWGELILEGSLNSLSNIVALLVYLILVPLMVFFFLKDKQALISQVTRFLPKERRLASQVGDEMNQQILNYVRGKIIEILIIGAASTLAFLFLDLRYAVLLGVLVGLSVLVPYVGATIVTIPVLLVALFQFGISPEFGYVMLAYGIIQALDGNLLVPLLFSEAVNLHPVTIIVAVIFFGGLWGFWGVFFAIPLATLVKAVINAWSTQVIDAPQQQSE; this is translated from the coding sequence ATGGTTAGAATGCTTACCGATTGGTACAAACAGAAGTTCTCCGATCCTAATGCTGTTGCATTAATCGTTATTTTACTTGCACTGTTTGTTTTATTTTATTTTTTCAATAATATCTTGATGCCCGTGTTTGTTGCGCTGGCGATTGCATTTTTACTCGATAAACCGGTAAATCGGTTGAGCCGATTAGGCCTTGGCCGGAGCATTTCAACGACGGTAATCGTCACTTTGTTTGTTGGTATTTCAATGCTAGCCATCCTCGGTTTAATGCCAATAGTTTGGCAACAAGGGGCTAATTTAATCAATGAAGCACCCGCGATGATTTCTTCTGCTCAGCAGTACTTGTTTACCTTGCCCGAACGTTATCCTGAGCTGATCAGCGTTGAACAACTTCAAACCTTGATTAGCTTAACTAAGCAGAAGGTACTGCAGTGGGGAGAGCTCATCTTAGAAGGGTCACTTAATTCGTTGTCGAACATTGTCGCTTTATTGGTTTACCTCATTTTAGTGCCGTTAATGGTGTTTTTCTTTTTAAAAGACAAGCAGGCGTTAATATCACAAGTTACTCGTTTTTTGCCGAAAGAGCGCCGTTTAGCGTCACAAGTCGGTGATGAAATGAATCAGCAAATCCTTAATTACGTGCGCGGTAAAATTATTGAAATCTTGATTATCGGCGCGGCATCAACCTTGGCATTTTTATTTTTAGACTTGCGCTATGCCGTGCTATTGGGCGTATTAGTTGGCTTATCGGTACTCGTACCCTATGTTGGCGCAACTATCGTAACAATTCCCGTGTTACTCGTCGCCTTATTTCAATTTGGTATTTCACCTGAATTTGGTTATGTGATGCTCGCATACGGCATTATTCAAGCACTCGATGGTAATCTATTAGTGCCATTATTGTTTTCCGAAGCGGTAAATTTACATCCGGTGACGATTATTGTTGCCGTAATATTTTTCGGTGGTTTGTGGGGATTTTGGGGGGTATTTTTCGCAATTCCACTCGCGACGCTAGTTAAAGCCGTTATCAACGCTTGGTCAACACAAGTGATTGACGCACCGCAGCAACAAAGCGAATAA
- a CDS encoding sulfurtransferase TusA family protein: MHFEYDATKEKCPLPLVKLRVILKKMQPSDTCMIQISDKGSIKDIPKLLKEQGFQFNLKQISTATTQIDITTG; the protein is encoded by the coding sequence ATGCACTTTGAATACGATGCCACTAAAGAAAAATGTCCGCTACCTTTAGTGAAATTGCGTGTAATTTTAAAAAAAATGCAACCTAGTGATACTTGTATGATTCAAATATCTGATAAAGGTTCGATAAAAGATATTCCTAAATTGCTCAAGGAGCAAGGATTTCAATTTAATCTCAAGCAAATTAGCACCGCCACCACCCAAATTGATATTACGACAGGTTAA
- a CDS encoding M48 family metalloprotease: protein MTKFKHILCSALLTFAVAGTGNAMASKQNDKNALPEIGSAGTSVLSIDKERQIGLALMRQLRASQPLLQDPVLIEYINDLGNRLVRNANDVNYPFEFFIVNNNELNAFAFFGGHIGIHSGLITTADTESELASVVAHEISHVTQRHLARRLEEQSRTQSLSIAGMVTGVLLTLINPQVGMAALSTSMAATQQASINYTRGNEKEADRVGIALLAYSGFDPNGAPSFFGKMSEEFRYKSKPPAMLLTHPLPDSRISDARLRAQTYPRVQLPPSLPFELTKARIQARYQKNDEHNITYFQNQLDKKRYRLEEAARYGLALSYFEAKDYQQAKTNLESLYQADTHNLFYIDALSDTYIALKDFDTALAMLEKAHKFMPNNQVVSLNYANVLQEAGKLDKAEQLLKDFLIVSPENYIGYDLLTGVYRKQNDKGNMHATQAEVYALLGGYSRAVDELQTAYNYFGDKPLVQKRIKARILQFQNEENKLKRL from the coding sequence ATGACTAAATTCAAACATATCCTGTGCTCTGCGTTATTAACTTTCGCTGTAGCAGGTACAGGTAATGCCATGGCGAGCAAGCAAAACGACAAAAACGCCCTGCCTGAAATAGGCTCGGCGGGCACCAGCGTTTTATCAATCGACAAAGAACGTCAAATCGGCCTCGCGTTGATGAGACAGTTGCGCGCGAGCCAACCACTTTTACAAGATCCTGTGTTGATCGAATACATCAATGACTTAGGCAATCGACTAGTGCGCAACGCGAATGATGTAAACTATCCGTTTGAGTTTTTTATTGTTAATAATAATGAACTTAACGCCTTTGCCTTCTTTGGTGGCCATATTGGTATTCACAGCGGTCTAATTACAACCGCAGATACCGAAAGTGAACTCGCTTCAGTTGTTGCCCACGAAATTTCGCACGTCACCCAACGCCATTTGGCACGCCGCCTAGAAGAGCAATCTCGAACGCAATCACTATCGATAGCCGGTATGGTAACAGGCGTATTACTTACGCTAATTAATCCGCAAGTGGGTATGGCAGCATTATCAACCTCAATGGCGGCCACGCAACAAGCATCGATTAATTATACCCGTGGTAATGAGAAAGAAGCGGATCGCGTTGGTATTGCACTTTTAGCCTACAGTGGTTTCGATCCAAACGGCGCGCCGAGCTTCTTTGGCAAAATGTCAGAAGAGTTTCGCTATAAAAGTAAGCCACCAGCAATGCTACTGACTCACCCATTGCCAGATTCACGTATTTCAGATGCCCGCTTACGTGCACAAACCTATCCGCGTGTGCAGTTACCCCCCTCTTTGCCGTTTGAGTTAACCAAGGCAAGAATTCAGGCGCGTTATCAAAAGAATGACGAGCACAACATCACCTACTTTCAAAATCAACTTGATAAAAAGCGTTACCGCTTAGAAGAAGCCGCGCGCTATGGCTTAGCCTTGAGTTATTTTGAAGCTAAAGACTACCAACAAGCAAAAACAAACTTAGAATCGTTATATCAAGCTGATACTCACAACTTGTTTTATATCGATGCCTTAAGTGATACCTATATTGCCCTAAAAGACTTTGACACGGCATTAGCCATGTTAGAAAAAGCGCATAAGTTTATGCCGAATAACCAAGTAGTCAGTTTAAACTACGCCAATGTATTGCAAGAAGCTGGTAAGCTAGATAAAGCCGAACAACTACTCAAAGACTTCCTGATCGTTAGTCCAGAAAATTACATTGGTTACGATTTACTAACGGGTGTCTACCGCAAGCAAAATGATAAGGGCAACATGCACGCAACCCAAGCAGAGGTCTACGCATTGCTTGGCGGATACAGTCGAGCAGTAGATGAACTGCAAACCGCCTATAATTATTTTGGTGACAAACCCTTGGTTCAAAAGCGTATCAAAGCTAGAATTTTGCAATTCCAAAATGAAGAAAATAAATTAAAACGTTTATAG
- the arsC gene encoding arsenate reductase (glutaredoxin) (This arsenate reductase requires both glutathione and glutaredoxin to convert arsenate to arsenite, after which the efflux transporter formed by ArsA and ArsB can extrude the arsenite from the cell, providing resistance.): MLTIYHNPRCSKSRQTLQLIEENNADVTVVEYLKTPLTRAQLTELQAQLGVSVIDMMRTKEAEFKEQNLKGADDATLLEAMVNTPKLVERPIVSNGEKAVIGRPPENVLALIK; the protein is encoded by the coding sequence ATGTTAACGATTTACCACAACCCAAGATGTTCTAAAAGCCGTCAAACGTTACAACTAATTGAAGAAAACAACGCCGATGTCACTGTTGTTGAGTACTTAAAAACGCCGTTAACTCGAGCCCAGTTAACTGAGCTACAAGCGCAATTAGGTGTTAGTGTTATCGACATGATGCGCACCAAAGAAGCGGAATTTAAAGAGCAAAACTTAAAAGGTGCCGACGACGCTACGTTACTCGAAGCTATGGTTAATACCCCAAAATTGGTTGAGCGCCCAATCGTTTCGAACGGTGAGAAAGCGGTTATTGGCCGCCCTCCTGAAAACGTCTTAGCATTGATCAAATAA
- a CDS encoding DUF2069 domain-containing protein, giving the protein MAKVQKYSTQTYRKIALIGYFSLLVYMPLWLIVLAPSQSLSPTLSLIMFTLPLVFPLKGILQGKPYTYAWANFIVMIYFLHSLTTLWVAPEERIFAALELLFASLMFYGGTYYAKYRGQELGLSIREKKADKNEK; this is encoded by the coding sequence ATGGCTAAAGTACAGAAATACAGCACGCAAACCTATCGAAAAATAGCCTTAATAGGCTATTTTTCGCTGTTGGTTTATATGCCATTGTGGCTAATCGTGTTAGCGCCGTCACAATCACTTTCTCCGACGCTGTCATTAATTATGTTCACTTTGCCGTTAGTTTTTCCATTAAAAGGCATTTTACAAGGCAAGCCGTATACCTATGCCTGGGCAAACTTCATTGTCATGATTTATTTTCTGCATAGTTTGACAACCTTATGGGTTGCGCCTGAAGAGCGTATTTTTGCCGCACTGGAATTGCTTTTTGCTAGCTTGATGTTTTATGGTGGCACCTATTACGCGAAATACCGCGGCCAAGAACTCGGTCTAAGTATTAGAGAAAAGAAGGCTGACAAAAACGAGAAATAA
- a CDS encoding DUF1428 domain-containing protein has translation MSYVDCFVAAVPIKNKASYLAHAKATGELFIEFGAIELVENWGDDVPDGELTSLPMAVKANADEAVVFSWVVWPSKEIRDKGWSAIMADSRMSPEHNPMPFDGKRLIYGGFDTILRLGAS, from the coding sequence ATGTCATATGTTGATTGTTTTGTTGCCGCTGTGCCAATTAAAAATAAAGCAAGCTATCTGGCGCATGCCAAGGCGACAGGCGAGCTATTTATTGAATTTGGCGCAATAGAGTTGGTTGAAAACTGGGGGGATGATGTCCCTGATGGCGAATTGACTTCTCTCCCTATGGCCGTAAAAGCAAATGCTGATGAAGCGGTAGTCTTTTCATGGGTCGTTTGGCCATCAAAAGAAATTAGAGACAAGGGCTGGAGTGCAATCATGGCTGATTCAAGAATGTCTCCAGAGCATAATCCAATGCCATTTGATGGTAAACGTTTAATCTATGGTGGCTTTGATACAATATTGCGGCTTGGCGCTTCATGA
- a CDS encoding metalloregulator ArsR/SmtB family transcription factor: MKVLFLCTENSARSLMAEAMLRHHAHGQVEVYSAGTQPNSPSPIALSLLAELNVEHDFLYSKSIETVNTVDFDLVVTLCESAAHECQQLSHGKNYQHWAIADPKTENTKASFAQALNQINRHIQVLLAEVGDFNKFTITPKQFYQCLADDIRLQSLLLIILEGELCVCELMTALAQDSQPKVSRHLAQLKKQGLLVDRKHQQWVFYRLNATLPSWMKLTLTNTLIHQPDYTAESIERLKAMRERPNKGLVC, translated from the coding sequence GTGAAAGTTCTATTTTTGTGCACCGAAAACTCTGCGCGCTCACTCATGGCTGAAGCCATGCTGCGACATCATGCGCATGGCCAAGTAGAGGTTTATAGCGCTGGCACCCAGCCAAACTCACCTAGCCCTATTGCCTTATCACTGCTAGCTGAACTCAATGTTGAGCACGACTTTCTCTATTCAAAATCAATAGAAACAGTTAACACTGTTGATTTTGATTTAGTGGTTACCTTATGTGAAAGTGCAGCGCATGAATGCCAACAACTAAGCCACGGCAAAAATTATCAGCACTGGGCGATTGCTGATCCAAAAACTGAAAACACCAAGGCCTCATTTGCTCAAGCATTAAACCAGATCAATCGCCACATCCAAGTGCTATTAGCTGAGGTTGGCGACTTTAACAAGTTCACCATTACGCCGAAGCAGTTCTATCAATGCTTAGCTGACGATATTCGCTTGCAATCCCTGTTACTTATCATACTTGAGGGGGAATTGTGCGTTTGTGAATTGATGACCGCGTTAGCCCAAGACAGTCAGCCTAAAGTTTCACGCCATTTAGCACAGTTGAAAAAGCAAGGCTTATTGGTCGATAGAAAGCACCAACAATGGGTGTTTTACCGACTCAACGCAACACTGCCAAGCTGGATGAAGTTAACCCTGACAAACACGCTTATTCACCAACCAGACTATACCGCAGAGAGCATTGAGCGATTAAAAGCAATGAGAGAGCGGCCAAATAAAGGCCTAGTCTGCTAA
- a CDS encoding ArsJ-associated glyceraldehyde-3-phosphate dehydrogenase has protein sequence MTIKVGINGFGRMGRLALRAAFDWPEMEFIQINDLAGNAETLAHLLKYDSVHGTWNKDVSSNGENILIGDSKISCSQNATISETDWSGCDLVIEASGVMKSKAKLQAYLDQGVKRVVVTAPVKEDGVLNIVMGVNDDLYDKDKYPIVTAASCTTNCLAPVVKVLQDNIGIKHGSMTTIHDITNTQTILDAPHKDLRRARACGMSLIPTTTGSATAITHIFPELKGKLNGHAVRVPLANASITDCVFEINRPTTEAEINAMMEKAANGELKGILGYEEKPLVSIDYKTDPRSTIVDALSTMVVNGTQVKMYLWYDNEWGYANRTAELALKVGLSDK, from the coding sequence ATGACGATTAAAGTGGGAATTAACGGCTTTGGCCGGATGGGCAGACTAGCATTACGCGCTGCTTTTGATTGGCCTGAAATGGAGTTTATTCAAATCAACGATCTAGCAGGTAATGCCGAAACGCTAGCCCATTTACTTAAATACGATTCAGTTCACGGTACCTGGAACAAAGACGTTAGCAGTAATGGCGAAAACATCCTTATTGGCGATAGCAAAATATCGTGTAGCCAAAATGCCACAATCAGTGAAACCGATTGGTCAGGCTGCGATCTCGTCATTGAAGCATCGGGCGTGATGAAATCCAAAGCCAAACTGCAAGCTTACCTTGATCAGGGTGTCAAACGCGTTGTTGTAACAGCGCCAGTAAAAGAAGATGGCGTTTTAAATATCGTCATGGGTGTTAATGACGATCTATACGACAAAGACAAATACCCTATTGTTACTGCAGCGTCATGCACGACAAACTGCTTAGCGCCGGTCGTTAAAGTATTACAAGACAATATCGGCATTAAACACGGTAGCATGACCACCATCCACGACATTACTAACACGCAAACCATTTTAGATGCGCCTCATAAAGATTTGCGCCGTGCTCGCGCTTGCGGTATGAGTTTAATTCCAACGACTACCGGCTCTGCTACGGCAATTACCCATATTTTTCCTGAGTTAAAGGGCAAACTAAACGGCCACGCGGTGCGAGTTCCACTGGCAAATGCATCAATTACCGACTGTGTTTTTGAGATTAATCGCCCAACAACCGAAGCTGAAATCAATGCCATGATGGAAAAAGCCGCTAACGGTGAGCTTAAAGGTATTTTGGGCTATGAGGAAAAGCCGCTAGTGTCTATCGATTACAAAACTGATCCGCGTTCTACGATTGTTGATGCCTTGTCAACCATGGTGGTCAATGGCACCCAAGTTAAAATGTACTTGTGGTACGACAATGAATGGGGCTATGCCAACCGCACGGCAGAGCTTGCTTTAAAAGTTGGTCTATCTGACAAATAA